The following are encoded together in the Microtus pennsylvanicus isolate mMicPen1 chromosome 8, mMicPen1.hap1, whole genome shotgun sequence genome:
- the Abtb1 gene encoding ankyrin repeat and BTB/POZ domain-containing protein 1 isoform X1, protein MDTSDLFASCRKGDVGRVRYLLEQRDVEVNVRDKWDSTPLYYACLCGHEELVRYLLANGARCEANTFDGERCLYGALSDPIRRALRDYKQVTASCRRRDYYDDFLQRLLEQGIHSDVVFVVHGKPFRAHRCVLGARSTYFANMLDTKWKGKSVVVLRHPLINPVAFGALLQYLYTGRLDIGVEHVSDCERLAKQCQLWDLLEDLEAKCEKVSEFVASKPGTCVKVLTIEPPPADPRLREDLALLADCALPPELRGDLGELPFPCPDGFSSCPDICFRVADSSFLCHKAFFCGRSDYFRALLDDHFRESEEPAASGDPPVVTLHNISPEIFTHVLYYVYSDHTELPPELAYDVLSVADMYLLPGLKRLCGRSLAQMLEEDSVVGVWRIAKLFRLARLEDQCTEYMAKVIEKLVEREDFVEAVREEAAAVAARQETDSIPLVDDIRFHVASTVQTYSAIEEAQQRLRALEDLLVSIGLDC, encoded by the exons ATGGACACCAGCGACCTGTTTGCCAGCTGCAGGAAGGGTGACGTGGGCCGTGTGCG GTACTTGCTGGAGCAACGAGACGTGGAGGTGAACGTGCGGGACAAGTGGGACAGCACCCCTTT GTACTATGCCTGCCTCTGTGGACATGAGGAGCTGGTGCGCTACCTGTTGGCTAACG GAGCCCGCTGTGAGGCCAACACTTTCGATGGAGAACGCTGTCTCTATGGGGCGCTGAGCGACCCCATTCGCCGTGCGCTGCGTGACTACAAACAAGTCACCGCATCCTGCAGGAGGCGGGATTACTACGACGATTTCCTGCAGCG GCTTCTGGAACAGGGCATCCACAGTGATGTGGTCTTCGTGGTACACGGAAAGCCGTTCCGGGCACACCGTTGTGTCCTCGGTGCTCGCAGCACCTACTTCGCCAACATGCTGGACACCAAATGGAAGGGCAAGAGCGTTGTGGTTCTCAGGCACCCGCTG ATCAACCCAGTGGCCTTTGGGGCTCTGCTGCAGTACCTGTACACAG GCCGCCTTGACATCGGTGTGGAGCATGTTAGTGATTGTGAACGCCTGGCCAAGCAGTGCCAGCTGTGGGACCTGCTTGAAGACCTGGAGGCTAAATGCGAGAAGGTGTCTGAATTCG TGGCTTCCAAGCCTGGCACGTGTGTGAAGGTGCTGACTATTGAGCCCCCTCCAGCAGATCCCCGGTTGCGGGAGGATCTGGCACTGCTGGCTGACTGTGCCCTGCCACCTGAGCTGCGG GGTGACCTAGGAGAGCTGCCCTTCCCCTGTCCTGATGGCTTCAGCAGCTGCCCTGATATCTGCTTCCGAGTGGCCGACTCCAGCTTCCTCTGCCACAAG GCTTTCTTCTGTGGCCGCAGTGACTACTTCCGGGCCCTGCTGGATGACCACTTTCGAGAGAGCGAGGAACCTGCAGCCTCTGGGGACCCCCCAGTTGTCACCCTGCACAACATCTCCCCAGAGATCTTCACTCATGTGCTATACTACGTATACAGTGACCATACTGAG CTTCCCCCTGAGTTGGCCTATGATGTGCTGAGTGTGGCCGACATGTACCTTCTACCTGGTCTGAAGCGACTCTGTGGCCGCAGCCTGGCTCAGATGCTGGAGGAGGACAGTGTGGTGGGTGTCTGGCGCATAGCCAAGCTGTTTCGCCTGGCCCGACTGGAGGACCAGTGTACTGAGTACATGGCCAAGGTCATCGAGAAG CTAGTAGAGCGAGAGGACTTCGTGGAAGCCGTACGGGAAGAGGCAGCAGCTGTGGCCGCCCGGCAGGAGACAGACTCCATTCCACTGGTTGATGACATCCGCTTCCATGTGGCTAGCACAGTCCAGACCTACAGTGCCATTGAGGAGGCACAGCAGCGACTGCGGGCACTTGAAGACCTGCTGGTGTCCATTGGCTTAGACTGCTGA
- the Abtb1 gene encoding ankyrin repeat and BTB/POZ domain-containing protein 1 isoform X2: MLDTKWKGKSVVVLRHPLINPVAFGALLQYLYTGRLDIGVEHVSDCERLAKQCQLWDLLEDLEAKCEKVSEFVASKPGTCVKVLTIEPPPADPRLREDLALLADCALPPELRGDLGELPFPCPDGFSSCPDICFRVADSSFLCHKAFFCGRSDYFRALLDDHFRESEEPAASGDPPVVTLHNISPEIFTHVLYYVYSDHTELPPELAYDVLSVADMYLLPGLKRLCGRSLAQMLEEDSVVGVWRIAKLFRLARLEDQCTEYMAKVIEKLVEREDFVEAVREEAAAVAARQETDSIPLVDDIRFHVASTVQTYSAIEEAQQRLRALEDLLVSIGLDC; encoded by the exons ATGCTGGACACCAAATGGAAGGGCAAGAGCGTTGTGGTTCTCAGGCACCCGCTG ATCAACCCAGTGGCCTTTGGGGCTCTGCTGCAGTACCTGTACACAG GCCGCCTTGACATCGGTGTGGAGCATGTTAGTGATTGTGAACGCCTGGCCAAGCAGTGCCAGCTGTGGGACCTGCTTGAAGACCTGGAGGCTAAATGCGAGAAGGTGTCTGAATTCG TGGCTTCCAAGCCTGGCACGTGTGTGAAGGTGCTGACTATTGAGCCCCCTCCAGCAGATCCCCGGTTGCGGGAGGATCTGGCACTGCTGGCTGACTGTGCCCTGCCACCTGAGCTGCGG GGTGACCTAGGAGAGCTGCCCTTCCCCTGTCCTGATGGCTTCAGCAGCTGCCCTGATATCTGCTTCCGAGTGGCCGACTCCAGCTTCCTCTGCCACAAG GCTTTCTTCTGTGGCCGCAGTGACTACTTCCGGGCCCTGCTGGATGACCACTTTCGAGAGAGCGAGGAACCTGCAGCCTCTGGGGACCCCCCAGTTGTCACCCTGCACAACATCTCCCCAGAGATCTTCACTCATGTGCTATACTACGTATACAGTGACCATACTGAG CTTCCCCCTGAGTTGGCCTATGATGTGCTGAGTGTGGCCGACATGTACCTTCTACCTGGTCTGAAGCGACTCTGTGGCCGCAGCCTGGCTCAGATGCTGGAGGAGGACAGTGTGGTGGGTGTCTGGCGCATAGCCAAGCTGTTTCGCCTGGCCCGACTGGAGGACCAGTGTACTGAGTACATGGCCAAGGTCATCGAGAAG CTAGTAGAGCGAGAGGACTTCGTGGAAGCCGTACGGGAAGAGGCAGCAGCTGTGGCCGCCCGGCAGGAGACAGACTCCATTCCACTGGTTGATGACATCCGCTTCCATGTGGCTAGCACAGTCCAGACCTACAGTGCCATTGAGGAGGCACAGCAGCGACTGCGGGCACTTGAAGACCTGCTGGTGTCCATTGGCTTAGACTGCTGA